One candidate division TA06 bacterium DNA window includes the following coding sequences:
- a CDS encoding four helix bundle protein — MMEPAKSFRDLIVWQKAHQLVLAVYRYSDNFPGKEMYCLIPLLSGYYGKWRFSWYKSLRING, encoded by the coding sequence ATGATGGAACCAGCAAAATCTTTCAGAGACCTGATAGTCTGGCAAAAGGCACACCAATTGGTGTTAGCCGTATACCGTTATTCTGATAACTTCCCCGGAAAAGAAATGTATTGTCTGATACCACTACTGTCCGGTTATTATGGGAAATGGCGTTTTTCGTGGTATAAGTCCTTGCGAATCAATGGGTGA